Proteins encoded in a region of the Dendropsophus ebraccatus isolate aDenEbr1 chromosome 11, aDenEbr1.pat, whole genome shotgun sequence genome:
- the SIRT2 gene encoding NAD-dependent protein deacetylase sirtuin-2, whose translation MAAEAKDVKEPPTASEDSEDSDSSEGNSGASEMDFLRDLFSRTLGIGTPEKVLDELSLEGVGRFLLSDKCKNVVFMVGAGISTSAGIPDFRSPGSGLYSNLQKYNLPYPEAIFEVGFFKQNPEPFFALARELYPGQFKPTVCHYFMRLMKEKGLLLRCYTQNIDTLERVAGLTSDDLVEAHGTFHTSHCVGTFCRAEYPLSWMKEKIFSDLIPKCETCNSLVKPDIVFFGESLPSRFFSALKSDFQKVDLLIVMGTSLQVQPFASLVGKVPSKTPRLLINKEKTGEGDSFFGLLGLGGGMDFDSEKAYRDVAWLGNCDDGCLALADFLGWKAELEEMVKKEHAAIDAAAQKGSPKKTEEKPSPEKKQSDKSSE comes from the exons AAGCAAAAGACGTCAAGGAACCTCCCACAGCGTCGGAAGATTCAGAG GATTCTGACTCCAGTGAAGGAAACAGCGGCGCATCAGAAA tgGATTTCCTCCGTGATCTCTTCAGCCGTACCCTGGGCATTGGAACCCCGGAGAAAGTCCTCGACGAACTGAGCCTGGAAGGTGTAGGAAGGTTCCTGCTAAGTGATAAAT GTAAGAATGTGGTGTTTATGGTTGGAGCGGGAATCTCAACAT CGGCTGGAATCCCTGATTTCCGTTCTCCAGGTAGCGGATTGTACTCTAATCTACAGAAATACAACCTGCCGTATCCAGAGGCCATTTTTGAAGTTGGATTCTTTAAG CAAAATCCAGAACCATTCTTTGCTCTGGCTAGAGAGCTATACCCCGGACAGTTCAAG CCGACTGTTTGCCATTATTTTATGCGGCTAATGAAAGAGAAGGGCCTGCTGCTCCGCTGCTACACTCAG AACATTGACACATTGGAGAGAGTGGCCGGTCTGACCTCTGATGACTTGGTTGAGGCTCATGGAACTTTCCACACCTCTCACTGCGTTGGAACTTTCTGTAGAGCTGAATATCCACTTTCTTGGATGAAAG AAAAAATCTTCTCTGATCTGATCCCAAAATGTGAGACGTGTAATAGCTTGGTTAAACCAG ATATTGTGTTTTTTGGCGAAAGCTTGCCTTCCCGATTCTTCTCTGCCTTAAAATCT GATTTCCAAAAAGTTGATCTCCTTATTGTGATGGGAACGTCTCTCCAGGTCCAGCCATTTGCCTCACTTGTTGGCAA GGTTCCTAGTAAAACACCCCGTCTTCTTATCAACAAAGAAAAGACTGGAGAG GGAGACTCTTTTTTTGGACTCCTTGGTTTGGGAGGTGGCATGGACTTTGACTCAGAGAAAGCTTACAG AGACGTGGCCTGGCTTGGAAATTGCGATGATGGTTGCCTGGCTTTAGCTGACTTCTTAGGATGGAAG GCCGAGTTGGAAGAAATGGTGAAAAAAGAACACGCAGCCATTGATGCAGCCGCACAGAAGGGCTCCCCTAAAAAGACAGAAGAGAAGCCGTCCCCCGAGAAGAAGCAGAGTGATAAATCATCAGAGTAA